The genomic region AGTCCTTAGCAGCACCGCTGGTGTTCGCGTGAGCCCGTTGCAACTCGGCGCCATGTCTATCGGAGAGGCATGGAGCTCCTTCATGGGCAGCATGAACAAGGAGAACTCTTTCAAGCTTCTTGACGCCTTCGAGGAGGCCGGAGGGAACTTCATCGTAAGTTTGACACCATAAAGTAAGACGGCGCAACGATGGATTGACATCTCTCTTCAGGACACGGCGAACAACTACCAGAACGAGGAGTCCGAGGAGTGGTTGGGCGAGTGGATGGAGAAGAAGCAGAACCGTGACTACATGGTCATCGCAACCAAGTTCACCACGAACTATGTGATGGGAAAGGTTGGCAAGGGAAAGAGTGTCAACCAATGTGGCAACCACAAGAAGTCACTTCATGTCTCCCTGCGCGACTCGCTCAAGAAGCTTCGCACTGAGTACCTCGACATCCTCTACGTCCACTGGTGGGACTGGACCACCTCGATCGAAGAGATGATGGACTCGCTCGATGCCGTCGTCAAGAGTGGCAAGGTGCTCTACCTCGGCATCAGCGACACTCCAGCATACATCGTGAGTGCTGCCAACGCTTACGCAAAGGCACACGGCAAGACACAATTCTCCATCTACCAAGGTCGATGGAACATCATGATTCGGGATATGGAGCGCGAGGTCATTCCGATGGCTCGACACTGGGGCATGGTAAGTCCTCTATCTCGCCAAATAATGTGACTTGCAGACTGACTGATCCCGTCGGACAGGCAATCGCTCCTTGGTAAGCTATCTAGAGTGAACCTATCGCACCGCGAGACACACTGAACGTGTATCGCGCGGTGGCGTGTCGGCTGCTCGCACCCCTCAGTCCTTGTAGAGAAACGCTAACATAGCACAGGGATGCTATCGGCGGCGGAAAGTTCCAGACCAAGAAGCAGCTCGAGGAGCGCAAGAAGAACGGCGAAGGTCTCCGCAGCATGTTTGGCTCAGAGCAGACCGAGGAGCAGGTGAAGATCTCGGAAGCGCTGGAGAAAGTCGCCAACGAGCACGGCATCGAATCACCCACAGCAATCGCTCTCGCCTACGTCATGTCCAAGGCACCAAACGTCTTCCCTATCGTCGGTGGCAGGAAGGTTGAGCATCTGCAGGGCAACATCAAGAGCTTGGAGATCAAACTCTCACAGAAGCAGATCGATTATCTGGAGAGTATCATTCCTTTCGAGCCAGGTTTCCCGAACAACTTCATCGGCGAAGATCCTCACATAACGGGGCAGGCCTCAGGACTGCTTGCTGCTGTGGCGCCGATGGCTTGGGTGCAGTCCGGGAAGCCAATCGGACATGAGTAGAGAAGTTTCGATGGACAGCATCACTTACGACAGTGGAATGCCGATGCTCAGTAGATCAACAAGGACAGCCAAGCTTGAGATGAACTTGGTGCACATTGAGGCGTAGAACGAATTCTATATGATAAGCACAGCAGACTACGACGGCACGCCCTCGTAATCCCAGCCATTGTCACCGCGACGATTTCGTCGTTTCGACTGTTGTCTATTGCCAGCGCCTTTGACCAGTATTGTCAAAATCGCAAGCACGAAAACTATGATGCCACCAACCACTGGAACCACCACTTCTCGCGTGTCAGTGTCGTGCGGCTTGTCATAGGGACATGTGGAATTTTGTCCAATAACCCAGCAAGCTGAGATGTCAAGGTTATTGAAGTCGAGCCACAAAAGCGGACCGGGATCATCGTCATGGTCTGTCTGCCACTTGCGCCATTCAGACAGCAGATACGTACTCTCGAGTGAAGTCCGCGGCACGTCAAAGGTCGACTCATCATCGCACGCGCGATCGATGCGGTCGTAGGGTGCGTCTGCGTCGGATATGCGCCAGGAGTACGGCTCGTTGCCGCGTCGACACGCTCCGTAACGCGACTGACCACAGTCTGACGCTTGCCAGTATCCCGATGTGCTGTTCAAGGCCGCACAGCGGTAATCCCGAAGGTCGTCCGTAGAAGACGCATTGAGAGGTTGACCAGGTGCCCACGACCATACTGTACTTTGCACGAACTGTGCATATGGTCGAAAGTCCTCATTCGCAGTGGTGTTGTTCAGTGTGCCATTCAATATCGGGGAGATGCCGCAGTATGTGAGGTTCCTTGCCTGCGCCAAAATGCTATTGAGCGCGTCACTGGTTGGTGTGCTGGAGTTACCAAGCGATGATATGGCCCATGATGAGTTGACGTTCGACAATGAAGATTCGTCTGGGTTGAAGAAGCAGCCACTAGTTATGTTGCCAGCACTGGAAGCTGCCACCTCCCGTTCCACCTCTAGGTTATCTCGAGCGAAGATGTACGATGCGTCGCCGGAGAAGTTGTAGTTCAACATTTGCGGGTCGACAGTTCCGAAGCCCACTAGAAGTCGCTTCGCCGAGAGCAGTTCCATGTAGCTCTCGCTGGGCCAGCCATTGGGAGTCGACCGCGTTCCATCATCCCTTTCAACGTCGAAGAAGGCAGCGTCGGGCTGTTGAGACTCGTCAAAGGTGAACCAACCTCTGCTGCGATTGAGATTTGACCTTTGACTACTGAGGTCGTCTGGAGTGTAGAGATACGCCGAAGCATTACGAGCCAACACCGAGCTTAAGAGAGACAAGTCTTGTGGCAGATCATCTTCACTGGGTTCTTGAGCAGGGCCTTCCGGATCTGACGCCGATGCAGCTGCATGCAGATTGAGCGTCAAAGCTACGGTAGTCGCATTCAGATCGGTTTCTGTAGCGATAAGATGTGCTGACAAGACCCGAATCAGGAGCGCCAGGTCTGTTTCCAAAGTGCAGGCGTATGATCCGATTTGAAAAAGCGTATCGTCGCTCTCGTCTGTAGGTGCAGCAACAGGCGCCTGGATCCCAGTCGCTGCAGACGTCGGACCTGCTGTGATGGTGGACGTGGTCGATAAGCTGGCTGTAGACTGAGACGTGCCGCTCGAACTTGGCACTGACGATACAGCAGTACTATCCTGTCTCACAAGATGGCGATTGCTCACGCTCAGCAGCTCTGTACCTAGCTGGGTTGCGGTCTGCAACGGTGTTACTGCGACACTAGCCGAAGTGGTGAGCTGTACACCTGGACCGCCAAGCTCGACCGGACAGAGACTCCATAGACTTCTGCTGCTGTCCCAGAAcacgtcgacttctactCTGCGGAAGCCCATGGCCAGCAGATTCGAGAAGCATTGTGCCGCGGCGACATGGTCGTACCTTCCTTTCCCGAAGCAAGCGGCAGACAGGACAACGCCTGGATGTGTGACATAATTCACCGGGATGCGCAACGACAGATCTCGCTGAGACTAGACGATGGAGTCAGTTGACGAGGGACATGCCGAGTCATCAGGAGTGCTTCAGACCAGGAAAGATACATATCGATCGGATTGCTGTGCGATGCTGCCAGGTGCCGGATCGTAAGACATGTAACGGCGGGCAAACGTGCAGTGATGTGCTACATGTATCGTGGAGTCCTGATGTTCATGATgcaagggcaagggcaagggcGAGATGGAAGAGGTCAATGCAGGTTGTGTAAGCAGATGGTATTGATAACTTCAACCACGACTGCGAAGAGTCGTCAAGAGCGCGGCGCCTGCCGGGACGGCACGACGGGTCACGGGAGTACCTAGGTATGGACTTAGAACAGAGCTGCGTTTCATTGAGCACGCCGGGATGGAAGATACGACGGGCATTGTGAACAGCCTGGAGGCCGCAAATCGCAAGTGGACTCTTCCTTCCACACAGACATTCTCCGCCAATGCGCATTGCAGCCCTTCCTTGCTATACCACCCATCTATTCCGGTCGACCACGCCTTTTGCAGAGCCCGCGACTCTGGAGTGGCGGGCGCATGGCCGCCATTCCCAGCTGAAACTCTGTGAGCTGCAAAATGGTCCACTTCCTGCCTCTCGTCACACACTACTGTGCTATTGCCCCGCCAGCTAGAAGCCATTGCATTGATGCTATTTCCACTGGTCGGCGTGTCAGTGTTGCTGCTGCTGACATGAAGCCAGTGCAAGCGAACAGTCGATATACGCCCCCACATCGACCATCGAAAAGCCTTGGGCGTGTGATCATCACATGATGAGAGTCTAACAGATCTGGCGGCTTCGCCAGACGTCGTCACTGGTCGTCTGTTTTCTCCCGTTCGGCCTTCGCCGGTAGCCGTTCTGGGACGTTGGACGCCACAGCGATCCTGATCTATCGTTCCCATCACGTCAGCCGCACATCTGCGCCCGCCAGATCTGGCTGTGCAATTTCCCCGACTCTGGAAAAGGGGCACAGCAGAGCGGATTCGGCAGAAACGCTAACCCCTCAACGGCGGTGCTGGATGAACCAGACATCTCTCCTGAGCTACCGGCGTCGAACGTTTGAAGGCAGTGGACCAAGAAACGGCACGGCTTGTTAGAAGCACTGTGCAGCACGAGCGCACAACGTCGTTGCAGAACGTGAAGCTGCTAAAATGTCTTAAACCACAACTTTAAGGTTAGTCACAGAGAAACGCCGTCTGCTAATAGCAACGAACCAACGAGCAATTTCCGCCATGACTCTGGGTGACAGCCGTTGCTGGCAGAACAGCGCAGACAGAACCCCGAGGCCTCGGATTGCACTCGGGTGGGTGTGTGTCTGTGTGTTGTGGTGGGGAGTGTATGAGGTTGGCAAGCATGTCCTGCTGAAGAGACTGTGATAGTAACAGAGTTTGCAGGCACTCTCGACCGCACTTCGTGCTCGTGGCAATGGAGTGATCTGGTCAAGATCTGTTCTTTCAGTAGGCTGTCACAATTATGGTCTCTGGACATGCAACATGCTAGGTGCTGTCTGGCCCAAGCTGTATCCTTCGTTCATCCCAACCGCGCTCGAACGCTCATCACAAAATCATACAAGCAGTATGGGGTATAATCCTCCAACGCCTCCCTAGAGAATTGTTGTAATTACAATCAAGTATAGACATGAAGAAGCAAGAAGTAGTCGTTTAGTGGGTCAAGTTCGAAAGGCTCATCTTGTCCTTTGGTGAATCATCAGGTGATGGCGCCGAGGGAATTGGCGTCGCCATGCGGGAATCGATGGTGATCGATGGCTTCTCGTGGGAGAATTGGTTGATGCCCGGCAGCTCCATCTTCGCAGGTGTTGAGGGAATCTGGGGCATTGGGTATGCTGAGTGGTGGCGCTGGACTTGTTGAGGCTGCTGCATATGGTACTGTTGTTGCATCTGGTGCTGTTGGTGCAATGGAGATGGCTGTCGTGGCTGTGACGGCAGGTATGCTGTCGGTGTTGGTAGGGACTGTGGCTGCGGCATGAAAGGCTCCTGGAGCATTGGCGTCTGTTTGCGCATCTCTTCGTAGCCGTGCATCGGCATTTGCATTGTAGTGAAGTCGGTGTCCTGGGCGAAGGCTCCTGGAACGCCCAATCGCAGCATGGGTGCCGATGACCGGCGTCGCTCATCACGGGCTCCTGCAAGAGGGGGCAACTCGATTGGAGAAGGTCCATGGTGTGGCGATCGGGCTGACATGGAGGAACCACAATCCGACATGAGGGACGGTGCTCCATCAGCAGACATCTGCGAGAATGCCGATGGCGAAGGCAATGGCGCCTCCATCATACGGCCGAAAGCAGCTACGTTGTGTGGCATCTGGATGTGTTGTGGGTGTCCGTGGCCCGGGTACATTGGGTGTGCAAAGTAATGCTGAGGTTGCATGAAGGACTGATGCTGAATTGACGGTGGTAGCTGTTGCTGGTGCTGGTTCTGGTGCTGGTGCTGCTGATGCATGGGTGGCGGCAGGTTTTGGATCTGGTGATGATGGCCCTGGACGTGGTGCTGGCGAACCTCGAACTCCGCGCGACGTGCTTGCTGGTTGCGTCTGCGTCGGTTCATGCCTCCATTCCACCAATTCTTCACGGCATTGTCGCTGCGGCCGCGGAGCCTGCGAGCGATCTCTGCCCACCGCTTGCCCATCTCGGCGACCATCTGCTCGATCATGATGCCTTCCTCCGGAGTAATGGGGTCATGGTTGAGGTTGGGCTTGAGGTTCTGGTGGAAGCGCTCTCGGCATTGTTTCGGCGAGCGCGTCTGGATGGATGTTGATATGCGGACCCAGTTGTGTGCTCCGTGGACTGAAACCAGGTGGATGAGGAGCTGGTCCTCTTGCTGCGACCACGGGCCACGCTTGTGCTGTGGCATGTTGGCGATATATGCTGCTGGCGTCTAAGTCTGAAGGATAGTGAAGCTGTGGGCCCCATGGGTCAGCGTTGTTTCAGCGACACGCGTGCTGTTTGATCGATCTGCTGGTGGTGATGCAGCGCACTGCGCAGCGTCGACGTTGGACTGACCTGTAGGGCAGCGCTGCAGTGACAGCCGTTGCGAGCGAGTGAGACGGTCTTGCAGCAGGTGGTGCTTGAGACGTTGCTGGTGCGAGGTAAGGGCCGAGAGAGGCAATATGTATATAACTGCCGCAGCTCTGGCGGGTCAGTGTCGTCGGCAGAATTGGGAGTAGTCGAATAGCAAGGTAATTAGAATTAGCTTTACATTGACTTTCGGGGAAACGAAAGCCAAAAGTCAACGAGCGTCACGGCGGCCAAGTGAAAGTGTAAACCGGTGGTGGTGCAGTTGAGAGAGGGGCCTCGCGTATTCTATACTTGAGGCGGCGCTACACGTTTGTGAGAGCGCCAGCGCTGTTGCAGCCAAAAGGGTGACTGTTGTTGGCGACGGTGTAGCAGATGCTGGCTGAGATTCAGATTGTCAACAGCAGAACGGCGGGCATAGTGACATCTATCTATCTACCACCGGTAGCAGCACACAAATGTCCCGAGCGACCGTCTGGTGACGTCGAGGGCCCGGGCCCCAAGAGCCAGGAGCCAGGTCCCAGTGTGCCAGTCTGCTGGACGTCGATTCGTACAGGGGGGCACTTGTGGGTCGCGCTGCTCCTTCGAACAGGGTCTTTCCATGCGGCTGCATGCTCGACACTGCTTGCAGGGCACTGCTTCGACCGACTGTGCTGAGAGCATCGCTTGCTAGGGTTCTCTTGGAGCTGCATCCACTGCGTGACGAGGCCAACAGGAATTTCTCCAATAGATCGCTGTCGCCAAGTCTCGTATGTCGATGATCGGCAGACAAAGATTGTTGTCGACATCGCATTGTTATTGTGCACAGCAAATCCATCAAGACGTTCAAGACTTCCAACGGAATCTTGCATCACTACCAGAGAGCGTGCCATGTCACACGCAGCTGCCATCCATGATCCACGCACAAAGAAGCCTTCCACAAATGGGCCTTGGGACTGCAGCCCATAACAAACCAGCTGGCGGTATAGCTCGGAGCCACACGACTCAACCGAAGGTCGACGTCCGGCGAACCCTGGGCCTCGTTCGAAGGCCTCGTTCAAATGTTTCACTCCCACAGGAGAGACGATGATCGCATTATGAAGGAGCATGGCTGCGGGATCTCGCCATGAACCTGCGGACCCCAAGTACATTTTTAGTGCCGTTTATGTACAGACGTTTGCTGCTTGATCTGTTTATTAGCCGTGTGGGTTCTCTCTCATTTCGGCTTCTGTTGATATACGAGCCATGAAGCTCGAAAACACATCTTGACAGCAGAAAGCCGCAGAATCTCCTCGGACCTGGAGAAATGGCATGGTATGCTCGATCTTTTGATCGAATAACGCAGTACCAGGTCTGCCTTCCGTGCCGTTTCCATGCTAATATGCTGCAATCTTTGAACCACGCCCACGAACGGAGTACTCACGCGTCTTGTTGTGACAACATGAGCGCTTGTGCTGTACGACCATCGACGTGCGAAAGGTCGAGAGTCGCACTTTGCGTGGGAACAATCGTATGACTCGCCCTGTCCAGCGGACTCCAGCAGAATGTCATGGTAACGACAGCAGGCCTCTGTGTGTGAAAAAGTGAAAAGCTCTCCATGATCGGACTCTGTGGATGTGGAGAAGGAATGCTTGTAACTTTATTTCAAATTCTGGTAAGAGCGGCGGCATCTAACCCAGACGGGCTGCCACATTGGTCTCTGTTCAGCCTAGCGACAGTCAGGGGCTTGTTCCCTGTCTACGACTGGTTGACGACTGCTGACTGTCTGTCCCGAGAGCAATGCTCGGTCCATGTAGGCGTTGGAGGCTCCCGAGTGGCAGCAACAGTAAGGTCTGGGCCATGCCATACAAGCGATCGCCGTGATGAATATCAACCGCTGAGCGTCGCGCCTTCGAGCGGCAGTCTTGCAAGTTGCAGCAGCAACACGCGGATGCCGGACCTCTGCATGCTGGGTGAGACATTGCCGAAGCATACTCCTGAAGAGTAAGTATGTCAACAACAACACTGCGTCCTCAGCCTGGCCGAGGCAGTGAAACGCCAGGCGACGTCAATTGCCTTCTCGCCTTGGCCAGGCTCGGGGTTCGACCGGTCGCAATCATGGACATCAGAGTGAAGTGTGGACGATGGGCGCACATCGACAGGCGGCAGATCGCCTGCAGGCGCAGCGTTGAAGCAGGTCCATCACTGCAGTCTGCAGACTGCAGGCCCTTGTCGCGCGCTATGCCATCCTGGGCCGAAACAAGCGAAAACCGTGCATCTGGTCGAGATGCACATGCACGATCTGGGGTCCGGAAAACGCAAAGCACCCACAGTGCCACATCTCCGGGCATCAGGAAATGATCGTAACCTTGCAGCCTCGGATTCAACTTGCTACACGGTAGGTAATGCGATCTTGTGCACGGCACCCAGCATGGGCATCTGGGCTGTTACAGTCGAGGAGTACAGAAAGTGCAACGCCTCATGATGCCTGTCGTCTGTGAGAGAAGCACATCCCAACGCTCGTACAGGAGAAGCGCGCGCGGCACGGACCTTGTCAGAGACCGGCTAGCGGCGACGCTAATCACTTGCGCCATATGCGTTTCTGGTAAAGATGCCTCTCTGACCCTGGTGAACTTTCGCCTGTGGACGACTTTGACAGCACCACTCCCTTGGCGTCGCCGCATTGCACATGGCGTAGGCAAAGTCGACGGCTCGCTTGCAGTACTGCAGCAGGTGGCTGCTGTGTCACACGACGAGAGCTGAGCACGAAACCTACGTCTTGGGGGACCAACGATCGTGCAGAGCGGGCTGTCAGGCCCGATCCATGGTGGCAGCACAAAACAGTCGAAATAGACGTGATGGGAGAACGACACGAAACACAGCACGCTATACGGACTACAGGCATCAAAAGAAGCTCTCACGTCACGTAGCGACGACAATAGAAGATGTACAGGCCCTCACGTTTCATCACCTTGCTCTGTACAGGCAACCCGACTTCGTAAAACCTCGGCTTCGTCCTGGACAAAATTCCGTCATAGCAAAAGGCTAAGAGCAATTAGGAAAACACGTTAATATACCGCTTCGCACAGCATCGCAGTCGTACAACTCCCTGCCAGGCGGCTGCAGCGATATTGTGTGCATTCGATCTACTCAGATCCCTGGCTCGAGGAATAGACACCCTCGTCAAGTAGGAAACAATTTGGAATGTGACCCCAGTTCGACGGATACCTCTCACATCTTGCTGCGGCTACGTGCAGCACACCCTGTGCCTGCAGCGACGTTTGCCCCCCTGGTCGACCTGTCGGCTCGCAGCCAGCCCGCAGTTGCAGTAGTGTAGCAGCTTGGCTATCGCGTAGTCTGCATAGTCCAAATTGCCATCATCTGGAGAATGGCGTAGCGGGATGCGCGTGCAAGCATCATGGGCATCTGAGAGTGCCGGCAAGGGTATGTGAGCCAGACTGGATGCAAGCTCTGGAACATCGTCATAGCATTAGATAGGATGCGAAGCATGGATGCTTTGCAAATACCAATGTCGAGAGTGTAAACGTCGAGCACGAAAAGGAAACAATCTATTTCTTCGGGCCTCTTTAACCATGATAACCCGGAGCTGCTCAAAGGACGATGCTCTGCGGACGATCTGTCCACATATGGGTATTGAAGCGTACGCTGTGTGCGTTGCCGACCAAGTCCAACCGCAAGCGACGACCGAATAGCACCGAACGCCTAGAGTGTGTCAATTCCCAACGCCTCCAACCATGCCTTATGCTCCTCCTCCGCGAGGAAGCTTGTCCAACCAAATATCGCCACCTTCACCCAGGACCCAACGCTTCCAAGATTCTTCGTAAGCATCCTCAAGATCCCTCACCCATCTCTTGGTATCAAACAATGCACTGCTCCAGCGAGCGTGGAAAAGCATCTTCCTCAACTCCTTCAATCGTCCTGTACCAACGCCATGACTACCACGAACATAAGAAAATGAGCTTCCCAACGCTATGGCTTTCTCTTCGTAATCTTCCTCGCTTGTTGCCACAAGTTCTTTCGCAGCACGAGCCCCTTCTTCACCCTTGGGTAGGGCTCCCTTCAATATACTAGCCGCCATGCGACTGCACATCTTGTACTCGTAGCGCGGCAAGGTCAGCAGTGGCGTGCCGCTCCAAAGGACATCCGCAGCTGTGGTATGAGCATTACACTCTGCCGTGTCCAGTACAAGATCGCAGACGCGAGCACGAGAAATATGCAGATGCTTCGGCGCAACATCTGTGAATATGACCCGCGATGCAACATCAGGTCCTCCCCACATCCGAGCCGTTGCGAGCAAATTCGACTCGCCGAGATCCGGAAATCGCAGCAGCCAGAGAATGGCATTTGGCACACGAGCCAGTATCCTGAGCCAGGTGCGGAAAGTGGTGGGCTCAATCTTGTATAGCTGGTTGAAGTTCCCGAAGATGATTGTATCATCCGAGATGTTGGGGAAGAGCTCCTTTCGCATCTGCCACCTCCGATGCTGTTCTTCTTCCCACGATATCTGCTTTTCGTGAGCATCTGGTGCACTCTGCTTGTGATCGCAGCAGAAGAAAGTGTCGCGACAGTAGATGATGTTCTCGCCATAGACCCAGCTCTCTTGACTCCCGCCACTGTTCTCGTCTACAAGCTGGTCTTCCAAGTCGACATTCCTACGCCACGGGCGGAGGGTGTCCACCGGAACAGCAGTCTTATCAGCGAGAAGATAGTCGCACCACTCAGCGCCCAGCGTACCAGCAAAGCCCATGAAAGACATTTGGATTGGAGCAGGCCGAGCTGCGAAGACTTCATTGCGGGCCCCGCGAGTGTAGCCGTTGAGGTTGACCAGTATGTGTATGCCATCTCGGACGATTTGGTTGACCAGCTTCTCCGCAGACCAAGAGCTCGCATCGTGAAAGACCGGCGCCTCCTTCTGAATCTGCTGCCGGTGAATGGAATTATCGCTCGCCGTTGTGGCATAGCAGTAAGCCTTGACTCGACCAGTGTCATGAAGACCAAACACAGACTGCATAAGGTGTGCCAGGGGGTGATTGTTGAAGTCAGACGACACATAACCAACCCGAAGATAAGGAGCGGGTGGCTTCGGTGGCTGGAAGACCTGTCTCGGAAGCCAAGGCGAGCGAAGAGTTGACAGAGATATTCGCAGACCATTCCGTTGGGAGATGAGTCTGATCTGCTTCGGCGACATAGGGCAGGTGAAGGTATGAAACGGTAAGACTGTGGGCGCCGTAGGTACCGAGAGCGCAGCTGGTAGTTGCGGCCTGTTGTAGCTGGATGGGGCCCGCTGCTTCCGACTGACATAAAGATCTCGATACCAGTGCCAGCCAATACGTCGTGTCGCACGTTCAATGAGCCGTGTCAGGCGAGCGCCTTCCCACTTCTTGCCAGACCACGATGTCAGTGCTTCGCGGAGAGATCGCTCCCGCTCTTTGATATCCTCGTGTCTGCCTTCCAGGATGACAATCTGTTGCAACAGTGCTTCAATCAAGCTTGGCGTCAGTGTACCGCAGCCCCAGTTCTCGCCATCAGCGAGCTGTTTCGACACGATATCGACCACCCTTTTGATCCAGCCTGAGCTCGATGCACCGGGTTTCCTGGCATCCAGCAGCATTCCATCTTGATCGACATGCCATCTGTCACGTTCTCCACCGTCCTCGGCAATACCGCCACGTGCGTGCCAGCTGCAGACGGAGTTGAGAGCATTGGCCAAGCCACAGACAGCTTCGGCAAAGTCTGGGCTCACGTTCACGGCTCGCTTGTAGTACAAGATGGCATCACTGATCCGGCCTTTGTCTTTGACAGCATTGGCGAGGTTGGCTAGGGCAATGTCGAACTTCCCATCGCATTTGACAGCGCGCTCATACATGGTGATCGCGGCATCGAGCTGCCCAATGTCTTTCAGCAAGCTTCCGAGGTTGGTGTATAGATGTGCGTGATGCTGATCAAGCTGTAGGCCATAGTTGTAGTACTGCAACGCAAGAGCAATTCCACTACCTGGCACGACTCCGGGTATGTCAGGCCTTGGAACTTTCGCACATGGTGCCGCTTGCTGCACGCTGGCCAGAAGTATACCAACATTATTAGCAGTAGAGGGACTGGGCTGCAGAGAAAGcgataggtagtagagtGCCAGGATATCGCGAACTCCATGGGCAAGTGGCGTGACACCAGCAGACCGGCTGACATTCGACATTCCATCCTGGAAAATTTTGGCGAGAGATAGGAGGGAATTGCTGGTGGTCGAGATGACCGCTTTTCGAGCCAGACTTTGTGGGTTTCCTGGAACGTACTTGAGGCCAGGAAGCTCTCCGCCTTGCGAGAAACATAACTTGGCAGTAGGCAGAGCCTGCTCCGGGCTCAACAACACGGGCTCAGCAGACTTTGATGGTGGCAGTTGCTGACCCGGTTGGTGAGACTGCATGCTCGTGGAGACAACGGCCAAGATGTGCCTGACGAGCCCTTGGATGCCATCAAACTTTCGGCCGGTAGCGATCATCACAGCGTCTTCGAAGGCGCGTGCTGCACCGCCATTGTCCCCAAGACCATAGAGCATATTGCCTTTCGCGTGAATAAGCGCAAGGATCCGTCCACTGTCACAGCCAGGCACAGCGAAT from Fulvia fulva chromosome 2, complete sequence harbors:
- a CDS encoding putative UDP-N-acetylglucosamine--peptide N-acetylglucosaminyltransferase SEC, whose amino-acid sequence is MSADVSLPNSAPSYTGDVSSSTSGIRRHADSMPYLTQRYALPIHHTGLRRDGSDISLDGGDRTPRAENTLRRKTPNGTLNAGFEGSADYSTPPLKHQLLPLCESTRARPASAIVPHGKRTFLQHSHSQLQRQNSGLGAWSGQGSVAWPAGQFAQPQSTFPVMDSMLNQGLPTQHYNMQQYYGLTVPSVIQPSFQYLGPTASGGQGSGPYGPYWHDGTFVPYRPAAVRDPRFYHPPHFMGSIPSSHLTHQPQMWQQRASLQNPWTPLANPSVFPSPAIQNFNTGHHPVYPATWGRPVPNHLSNGYHNTEASVYGPAIPYGQDTQASSHDIEAEFGASSPNGQQRDKTFSWALQQYRELLAFIHHTRRQQQHNRHAHGQQHVPQRPSFYPKPPRQSATGSSLQLAKVNNDADATQVLSDEDPPVESLPVEPDHEEPSAQSVTPKAVASVWSPSGVHMVDHDYQRRASHDQYRRSQELAIHPSQSFERHRTLRRSTGSSVSSIVSPLPVDNSPPSRAATALSHITGLCQETDWQWIDGMHLGGCLAYGLGNYQKALRWYTKVLERDPRHLEATSNLAATLLALGQRSEAEKHWMQVVKIAPNHFEAVEHLVGLLCNDQRSKDAIKVIEYVERSLNQEKRADTSKTSGRQSECSSSSASRSPCASDKSDRMSFEFDADAETSIDWRDGAGASEPGFGSSGFAVPGCDSGRILALIHAKGNMLYGLGDNGGAARAFEDAVMIATGRKFDGIQGLVRHILAVVSTSMQSHQPGQQLPPSKSAEPVLLSPEQALPTAKLCFSQGGELPGLKYVPGNPQSLARKAVISTTSNSLLSLAKIFQDGMSNVSRSAGVTPLAHGVRDILALYYLSLSLQPSPSTANNVGILLASVQQAAPCAKVPRPDIPGVVPGSGIALALQYYNYGLQLDQHHAHLYTNLGSLLKDIGQLDAAITMYERAVKCDGKFDIALANLANAVKDKGRISDAILYYKRAVNVSPDFAEAVCGLANALNSVCSWHARGGIAEDGGERDRWHVDQDGMLLDARKPGASSSGWIKRVVDIVSKQLADGENWGCGTLTPSLIEALLQQIVILEGRHEDIKERERSLREALTSWSGKKWEGARLTRLIERATRRIGWHWYRDLYVSRKQRAPSSYNRPQLPAALSVPTAPTVLPFHTFTCPMSPKQIRLISQRNGLRISLSTLRSPWLPRQVFQPPKPPAPYLRVGYVSSDFNNHPLAHLMQSVFGLHDTGRVKAYCYATTASDNSIHRQQIQKEAPVFHDASSWSAEKLVNQIVRDGIHILVNLNGYTRGARNEVFAARPAPIQMSFMGFAGTLGAEWCDYLLADKTAVPVDTLRPWRRNVDLEDQLVDENSGGSQESWVYGENIIYCRDTFFCCDHKQSAPDAHEKQISWEEEQHRRWQMRKELFPNISDDTIIFGNFNQLYKIEPTTFRTWLRILARVPNAILWLLRFPDLGESNLLATARMWGGPDVASRVIFTDVAPKHLHISRARVCDLVLDTAECNAHTTAADVLWSGTPLLTLPRYEYKMCSRMAASILKGALPKGEEGARAAKELVATSEEDYEEKAIALGSSFSYVRGSHGVGTGRLKELRKMLFHARWSSALFDTKRWVRDLEDAYEESWKRWVLGEGGDIWLDKLPRGGGA